A stretch of the Hydra vulgaris chromosome 09, alternate assembly HydraT2T_AEP genome encodes the following:
- the LOC100201133 gene encoding uncharacterized protein LOC100201133 isoform X2 — protein MDRGFARIPPSNHRDDRLYDSYYSDRRLSGNSFRNVARGGSQNKGGRDQAFGGQWGGANRDRGFFGQGGQNSTGRDRGGQGGFLNGQMLETLKQQQSLLSAFMTTQSQHGLMNQRNLGRFGNQSNQNRGQYNNRGSRGSNRPGDKRKSDGGNNSSMSKKSKKPATTVKKEAEANKVELDIPDSEVVIPDSLMDAIEELRQRKDNIERNVADEDVGKLTVFSFTGKGYSCKTCGSILNNKQTFSSHVMGKSHVMKVIEARTAKTYQETRDLLDIDLAPDDWYEKSEKVRSILLMQAKLIMKQNLEKEQQERLNYNSNPANFFTVSMETRKTAVKNENVVTITSLVESRMEIKDFVGDKFFGCEFVKAVSGFHCRLCDSYIKDAAKVVPHINDKQHRNNYQAHIRKNANYEKQQKDQNADLAAILAEQENKNVLLSQTPGVSSSPFLLALEPSCIQVPKLMNPKVEEKEKTVKPNEDEKGEEIKEVPEKETEKEESVVEETTIESASTDDKESAQLKDSVDDSQLASESNTLVVEEVKVVEEIKPKEEVKVEEESPLKSILKVSKQKDPLWVDDY, from the exons ATGGATAGAGGTTTTGCTCGTATTCCGCCTTCAAACCACCGAGATGATCGCTTGTATGATAGTTACTACTCTGATAGACGATTGTCTGGAAATTCTTTTCGAAATGTAGCTAGAGGTGGATCGCAAAATAAAGGTGGCAGAGATCAAGCCTTTGGAGGGCAGTGG GGAGGAGCAAATCGCGACCGTGGATTCTTTGGTCAAGGAGGTCAGAACAGTACAGGTCGGGACCGTG GTGGTCAAGGTGGCTTTTTAAATGGTCAAATGttagaaactttaaaacaacaacaaagttTATTAAGCGCTTTTATGACAACACAGTCACAACATGGATTAATGAATCAGAGAAATTTAGGAAGATTTGGTAACCag AGCAATCAAAATAGAGGTCAATATAATAATCGTGGTTCGAGGGGCTCAAATCGTCCCGGtgataaaagaaaaagtgaTGGAGGAAACAATTCATCTATGAGTAAAAAATCTAAGAAACCTGCGACTACTGTTAAGAAAG aagcTGAAGCTAATAAAGTTGAGTTAGATATCCCAGATAGCGAAGTAGTAATACCTGATTCTCTGATGGATGCAATAGAAGAACTACGACAGCGTAAAGATAACATAGAAAGAAATGTAGCAGATGAAGATGTTGGAAAGCTTACGGTTTTTTCTTTTACCGGAAAGGGTTACTCCTGTAAAACATGTGGTTCTATTCTTAATAATAAGCAg ACTTTTTCAAGCCATGTCATGGGGAAATCACATGTCATGAAAGTAATAGAAGCTCGAACTGCCAAGACTTATCAAGAAACCAGAGATTTACTTGATATTGACTTAGCTCCTGATGACTGGTATGAGAAATCTGAAAAAGTTAGaagtattttattaatgcaAGCTAAATTAATCATGAAGCAAAACTTAGAAAAAGAGCAGCAAGAAAGGCTTAACTACAATAGTAATCCAGCTAACTTCTTTACTGTAAGCATGGAGACAAGAAAGACAGCAGTAAAGAATGAGAATGTTGTAACCATAACATCTCTTGTTGAATCAAGAATGGAAATTAAAGATTTTGTCGGTGATAAATTTTTTG GCTGTGAGTTTGTAAAAGCTGTTTCTGGCTTTCATTGTCGCCTGTGTGATTCTTACATAAAAGATGCTGCAAAAGTTGTTCCTCACATTAATGATAAACAACATAGGAACAACTATcag GCTCACATACGTAAAAATGCAAATTATGAAAAACAACAGAAAGACCAGAATGCTGATCTTGCTGCAATATTGGCtgaacaagaaaataaaaatgtcttacTTTCACAAACCCCTGGTGTTTCATCAAGTCCTTTCTTATTAGCATTGGAACCTAGTTGT ATTCAAGTTCCAAAACTGATGAATCCTAAagttgaagaaaaagaaaaaactgttaAGCCAAACGAAGATGAAAAGggagaagaaataaaagaagtGCCAGAGAAAGAAACAGAAAAGGAAGAGTCTGTTGTTGAAGAAACAACCATTGAGAGCGCCAGTACCGATGATAAAGAAAGTGCTCAATTAAAAGATTCCGTAGATGATAGTCAGCTTGCGAGTGAGTCAAACACTTTGGTTGTTGAGGAAGTAAAGGTAGTAGAAGAAATAAAGCCTAAGGAAGAAGTAAAAGTTGAAGAAGAAAGTCCTCTGAAATCTATTTTGAAG GTTTCGAAACAAAAAGATCCTCTTTGGGTAGACGATTACTGA
- the LOC100201133 gene encoding uncharacterized protein LOC100201133 isoform X3: protein MLETLKQQQSLLSAFMTTQSQHGLMNQRNLGRFGNQSNQNRGQYNNRGSRGSNRPGDKRKSDGGNNSSMSKKSKKPATTVKKEAEANKVELDIPDSEVVIPDSLMDAIEELRQRKDNIERNVADEDVGKLTVFSFTGKGYSCKTCGSILNNKQTFSSHVMGKSHVMKVIEARTAKTYQETRDLLDIDLAPDDWYEKSEKVRSILLMQAKLIMKQNLEKEQQERLNYNSNPANFFTVSMETRKTAVKNENVVTITSLVESRMEIKDFVGDKFFGCEFVKAVSGFHCRLCDSYIKDAAKVVPHINDKQHRNNYQAHIRKNANYEKQQKDQNADLAAILAEQENKNVLLSQTPGVSSSPFLLALEPSCIQVPKLMNPKVEEKEKTVKPNEDEKGEEIKEVPEKETEKEESVVEETTIESASTDDKESAQLKDSVDDSQLASESNTLVVEEVKVVEEIKPKEEVKVEEESPLKSILKNTSTPKGGATTRRGGRGRGRGSPRARGRRGAKDEIDFTKDDDDLLPNPDGSFQLVDEAADVL, encoded by the exons ATGttagaaactttaaaacaacaacaaagttTATTAAGCGCTTTTATGACAACACAGTCACAACATGGATTAATGAATCAGAGAAATTTAGGAAGATTTGGTAACCag AGCAATCAAAATAGAGGTCAATATAATAATCGTGGTTCGAGGGGCTCAAATCGTCCCGGtgataaaagaaaaagtgaTGGAGGAAACAATTCATCTATGAGTAAAAAATCTAAGAAACCTGCGACTACTGTTAAGAAAG aagcTGAAGCTAATAAAGTTGAGTTAGATATCCCAGATAGCGAAGTAGTAATACCTGATTCTCTGATGGATGCAATAGAAGAACTACGACAGCGTAAAGATAACATAGAAAGAAATGTAGCAGATGAAGATGTTGGAAAGCTTACGGTTTTTTCTTTTACCGGAAAGGGTTACTCCTGTAAAACATGTGGTTCTATTCTTAATAATAAGCAg ACTTTTTCAAGCCATGTCATGGGGAAATCACATGTCATGAAAGTAATAGAAGCTCGAACTGCCAAGACTTATCAAGAAACCAGAGATTTACTTGATATTGACTTAGCTCCTGATGACTGGTATGAGAAATCTGAAAAAGTTAGaagtattttattaatgcaAGCTAAATTAATCATGAAGCAAAACTTAGAAAAAGAGCAGCAAGAAAGGCTTAACTACAATAGTAATCCAGCTAACTTCTTTACTGTAAGCATGGAGACAAGAAAGACAGCAGTAAAGAATGAGAATGTTGTAACCATAACATCTCTTGTTGAATCAAGAATGGAAATTAAAGATTTTGTCGGTGATAAATTTTTTG GCTGTGAGTTTGTAAAAGCTGTTTCTGGCTTTCATTGTCGCCTGTGTGATTCTTACATAAAAGATGCTGCAAAAGTTGTTCCTCACATTAATGATAAACAACATAGGAACAACTATcag GCTCACATACGTAAAAATGCAAATTATGAAAAACAACAGAAAGACCAGAATGCTGATCTTGCTGCAATATTGGCtgaacaagaaaataaaaatgtcttacTTTCACAAACCCCTGGTGTTTCATCAAGTCCTTTCTTATTAGCATTGGAACCTAGTTGT ATTCAAGTTCCAAAACTGATGAATCCTAAagttgaagaaaaagaaaaaactgttaAGCCAAACGAAGATGAAAAGggagaagaaataaaagaagtGCCAGAGAAAGAAACAGAAAAGGAAGAGTCTGTTGTTGAAGAAACAACCATTGAGAGCGCCAGTACCGATGATAAAGAAAGTGCTCAATTAAAAGATTCCGTAGATGATAGTCAGCTTGCGAGTGAGTCAAACACTTTGGTTGTTGAGGAAGTAAAGGTAGTAGAAGAAATAAAGCCTAAGGAAGAAGTAAAAGTTGAAGAAGAAAGTCCTCTGAAATCTATTTTGAAG AACACTTCTACTCCAAAAGGAGGTGCTACAACACGGAGGGGAGGTCGTGGACGTGGTCGAGGCTCCCCTCGTGCAAGAGGGAGACGTGGTGCGAAAGATGAAATCGATTTCACCAAGGACGATGATGATTTACTTCCTAATCCTGATGGCAGTTTTCAATTAGTTGACGAGGCTGCAGATGTGTTGTAA
- the LOC100201133 gene encoding uncharacterized protein LOC100201133 isoform X1 gives MDRGFARIPPSNHRDDRLYDSYYSDRRLSGNSFRNVARGGSQNKGGRDQAFGGQWGGANRDRGFFGQGGQNSTGRDRGGQGGFLNGQMLETLKQQQSLLSAFMTTQSQHGLMNQRNLGRFGNQSNQNRGQYNNRGSRGSNRPGDKRKSDGGNNSSMSKKSKKPATTVKKEAEANKVELDIPDSEVVIPDSLMDAIEELRQRKDNIERNVADEDVGKLTVFSFTGKGYSCKTCGSILNNKQTFSSHVMGKSHVMKVIEARTAKTYQETRDLLDIDLAPDDWYEKSEKVRSILLMQAKLIMKQNLEKEQQERLNYNSNPANFFTVSMETRKTAVKNENVVTITSLVESRMEIKDFVGDKFFGCEFVKAVSGFHCRLCDSYIKDAAKVVPHINDKQHRNNYQAHIRKNANYEKQQKDQNADLAAILAEQENKNVLLSQTPGVSSSPFLLALEPSCIQVPKLMNPKVEEKEKTVKPNEDEKGEEIKEVPEKETEKEESVVEETTIESASTDDKESAQLKDSVDDSQLASESNTLVVEEVKVVEEIKPKEEVKVEEESPLKSILKNTSTPKGGATTRRGGRGRGRGSPRARGRRGAKDEIDFTKDDDDLLPNPDGSFQLVDEAADVL, from the exons ATGGATAGAGGTTTTGCTCGTATTCCGCCTTCAAACCACCGAGATGATCGCTTGTATGATAGTTACTACTCTGATAGACGATTGTCTGGAAATTCTTTTCGAAATGTAGCTAGAGGTGGATCGCAAAATAAAGGTGGCAGAGATCAAGCCTTTGGAGGGCAGTGG GGAGGAGCAAATCGCGACCGTGGATTCTTTGGTCAAGGAGGTCAGAACAGTACAGGTCGGGACCGTG GTGGTCAAGGTGGCTTTTTAAATGGTCAAATGttagaaactttaaaacaacaacaaagttTATTAAGCGCTTTTATGACAACACAGTCACAACATGGATTAATGAATCAGAGAAATTTAGGAAGATTTGGTAACCag AGCAATCAAAATAGAGGTCAATATAATAATCGTGGTTCGAGGGGCTCAAATCGTCCCGGtgataaaagaaaaagtgaTGGAGGAAACAATTCATCTATGAGTAAAAAATCTAAGAAACCTGCGACTACTGTTAAGAAAG aagcTGAAGCTAATAAAGTTGAGTTAGATATCCCAGATAGCGAAGTAGTAATACCTGATTCTCTGATGGATGCAATAGAAGAACTACGACAGCGTAAAGATAACATAGAAAGAAATGTAGCAGATGAAGATGTTGGAAAGCTTACGGTTTTTTCTTTTACCGGAAAGGGTTACTCCTGTAAAACATGTGGTTCTATTCTTAATAATAAGCAg ACTTTTTCAAGCCATGTCATGGGGAAATCACATGTCATGAAAGTAATAGAAGCTCGAACTGCCAAGACTTATCAAGAAACCAGAGATTTACTTGATATTGACTTAGCTCCTGATGACTGGTATGAGAAATCTGAAAAAGTTAGaagtattttattaatgcaAGCTAAATTAATCATGAAGCAAAACTTAGAAAAAGAGCAGCAAGAAAGGCTTAACTACAATAGTAATCCAGCTAACTTCTTTACTGTAAGCATGGAGACAAGAAAGACAGCAGTAAAGAATGAGAATGTTGTAACCATAACATCTCTTGTTGAATCAAGAATGGAAATTAAAGATTTTGTCGGTGATAAATTTTTTG GCTGTGAGTTTGTAAAAGCTGTTTCTGGCTTTCATTGTCGCCTGTGTGATTCTTACATAAAAGATGCTGCAAAAGTTGTTCCTCACATTAATGATAAACAACATAGGAACAACTATcag GCTCACATACGTAAAAATGCAAATTATGAAAAACAACAGAAAGACCAGAATGCTGATCTTGCTGCAATATTGGCtgaacaagaaaataaaaatgtcttacTTTCACAAACCCCTGGTGTTTCATCAAGTCCTTTCTTATTAGCATTGGAACCTAGTTGT ATTCAAGTTCCAAAACTGATGAATCCTAAagttgaagaaaaagaaaaaactgttaAGCCAAACGAAGATGAAAAGggagaagaaataaaagaagtGCCAGAGAAAGAAACAGAAAAGGAAGAGTCTGTTGTTGAAGAAACAACCATTGAGAGCGCCAGTACCGATGATAAAGAAAGTGCTCAATTAAAAGATTCCGTAGATGATAGTCAGCTTGCGAGTGAGTCAAACACTTTGGTTGTTGAGGAAGTAAAGGTAGTAGAAGAAATAAAGCCTAAGGAAGAAGTAAAAGTTGAAGAAGAAAGTCCTCTGAAATCTATTTTGAAG AACACTTCTACTCCAAAAGGAGGTGCTACAACACGGAGGGGAGGTCGTGGACGTGGTCGAGGCTCCCCTCGTGCAAGAGGGAGACGTGGTGCGAAAGATGAAATCGATTTCACCAAGGACGATGATGATTTACTTCCTAATCCTGATGGCAGTTTTCAATTAGTTGACGAGGCTGCAGATGTGTTGTAA